The following proteins are encoded in a genomic region of Reichenbachiella sp.:
- a CDS encoding response regulator transcription factor — MIEKKKLFIIDDHKIVRDGLKAMMLGRVDVQVIGEAGSAAQALQELSQLTPDLVFVDLKLPDASGAELIAKIKTLHPDSRCALLTADPNTVALKQAQQGGALALLTKDMQSSEYMLALDKMLEGKKYASAAFAELLMDEGLHYTPRELEVLKGFSDGLSYKEIGAKLEMSPRTVETHKTRLMEKMGVKSIVEMVRRAIRDGLIDP, encoded by the coding sequence ATGATAGAAAAGAAAAAGCTCTTTATTATCGACGATCATAAGATTGTGAGAGATGGTCTTAAGGCCATGATGCTAGGAAGGGTAGATGTGCAGGTGATTGGGGAGGCAGGATCGGCTGCTCAAGCTTTGCAGGAGCTTTCACAGCTTACACCGGATTTGGTGTTTGTGGATTTGAAACTACCCGATGCCAGTGGAGCCGAGCTCATTGCAAAAATCAAAACACTGCATCCGGATTCACGCTGCGCCCTGCTTACCGCTGATCCAAACACCGTAGCCTTGAAACAAGCTCAACAAGGCGGGGCATTGGCCCTGCTCACCAAAGACATGCAAAGCAGTGAATACATGCTGGCATTGGATAAAATGCTGGAAGGAAAGAAATATGCTTCGGCCGCTTTCGCTGAATTGTTGATGGATGAAGGACTCCATTATACACCTAGAGAGTTAGAAGTACTAAAGGGTTTTTCAGATGGACTTTCATACAAGGAAATTGGGGCCAAGTTAGAAATGAGCCCTCGAACCGTAGAAACGCACAAAACGCGTTTGATGGAGAAGATGGGAGTAAAATCTATTGTCGAGATGGTACGCAGAGCCATCCGAGACGGCCTGATTGATCCTTAA
- a CDS encoding ATP-binding protein — protein sequence MLSLNSWATQQTNINHKSKADSLVAAWKSIDPLQLGRTYNDFFNSYIQTDIDEAFQVISLLRFHSKSVGDTTLLLNTIVSTAEYCWRKGKYTEGIVSSLEATSLAENSGKYKYELARGYQNLGTINLFLYNKKETIHYYQKAFEIYKEIGEVQYLGSVLNNSGVAYMDAAEKENDISYLDSAQFYFAQVIDLGDKVRTSTVLNALGNSAYIYVLQEKWEAAHQMYRKWELLEADHVNSSARAMHYGNIGLMHLRQNNKTLARKYLYEGLKLALEIEAIYEMKEYYLTLAELEQMNHDYQAALKYTRLWANLKDSIYDTEKAAAISELEKRFDTEQKERQIANLEQENQIKALQAESDKQARIILIVVVVALLVIAGLFYIRAQIKAKSNQLLDAKNNELAQLNATKDRLFSIISHDLKSPLSSFHQITQSLTDNWEHLEKEQLKEFIESLRDSSANVRDMMDNLLKWALAQTNELQFTPKRVSSAIVISNVKNQLNSTAQIKRIKISEEIQSNAEILADQQFLEIIIRNLLSNALKFSALESEIEVLVEESQHHQTISIKDYGVGMDQQQVNQLLSGTIIAHDIQNSSEKGTGLGISLCQALMQKMGADLSVESAKQKGTTFKLKFAKAA from the coding sequence TTGCTAAGTCTGAATAGTTGGGCAACGCAGCAGACAAATATTAATCATAAATCCAAAGCTGATAGCTTGGTGGCTGCCTGGAAATCCATTGATCCACTACAGTTAGGTCGTACCTACAATGACTTTTTTAATTCATACATTCAAACAGATATTGATGAGGCATTTCAGGTGATTTCACTTCTAAGATTTCATAGCAAATCAGTTGGAGATACCACCTTACTACTCAATACGATTGTTTCCACCGCAGAATATTGCTGGCGCAAGGGCAAATACACAGAAGGAATTGTATCTAGCCTTGAAGCTACTTCATTGGCTGAAAATAGTGGAAAATATAAATATGAGCTGGCCAGAGGATATCAAAATTTGGGAACTATCAATTTATTCCTATACAATAAAAAGGAGACCATTCATTATTATCAAAAGGCCTTTGAAATTTATAAGGAAATAGGCGAAGTACAATATTTAGGAAGCGTATTGAATAATAGTGGAGTGGCTTATATGGATGCAGCTGAAAAGGAAAATGACATCTCTTATCTGGACAGTGCCCAGTTTTATTTTGCTCAAGTAATTGATTTGGGTGATAAGGTGAGAACTTCGACAGTTCTCAATGCACTAGGGAATAGCGCCTACATTTATGTCCTACAAGAAAAATGGGAGGCAGCCCATCAAATGTATAGAAAGTGGGAGCTCCTGGAAGCCGATCATGTCAATAGCTCTGCCCGAGCTATGCATTATGGGAATATTGGGTTGATGCACCTGCGACAAAATAATAAGACCCTGGCTAGAAAATATTTGTATGAAGGATTGAAACTTGCTCTGGAAATTGAAGCCATTTATGAAATGAAGGAGTATTATCTGACCTTGGCCGAGTTGGAGCAAATGAACCATGATTATCAAGCCGCATTGAAATATACCAGACTTTGGGCAAATCTTAAAGATAGCATTTATGATACTGAAAAGGCTGCTGCAATTAGTGAGTTGGAAAAACGTTTTGATACGGAGCAGAAAGAACGCCAGATAGCAAATCTGGAGCAGGAGAATCAAATCAAGGCATTGCAGGCCGAGAGCGACAAGCAAGCGAGGATAATACTCATCGTTGTCGTAGTGGCGCTATTGGTCATCGCTGGCTTGTTTTATATACGGGCTCAGATCAAAGCCAAATCAAACCAATTGCTGGACGCCAAAAACAATGAGTTGGCTCAATTAAATGCGACTAAAGACCGACTGTTTTCGATCATCTCTCATGACCTGAAAAGTCCTTTGTCTTCTTTTCACCAGATCACACAGAGTCTTACGGACAATTGGGAGCATTTGGAAAAGGAGCAGTTGAAAGAGTTTATTGAGTCCTTGCGTGACAGCTCTGCCAATGTCCGTGATATGATGGATAATCTACTAAAATGGGCTTTGGCACAGACCAATGAACTTCAATTTACGCCGAAACGGGTGTCCTCAGCAATTGTCATTAGCAACGTTAAGAATCAGTTGAACAGCACGGCCCAAATCAAAAGAATCAAGATTTCAGAAGAGATTCAAAGTAACGCTGAAATCCTGGCTGATCAGCAGTTTCTAGAGATTATCATTAGAAATTTGTTGAGCAATGCATTAAAGTTCTCTGCTTTGGAATCTGAAATAGAGGTACTAGTGGAAGAATCTCAGCACCATCAAACAATTAGCATTAAGGATTATGGTGTAGGTATGGATCAGCAGCAGGTAAATCAGTTGCTTTCGGGTACCATCATTGCACACGATATTCAAAACTCTTCGGAAAAAGGGACTGGTTTAGGTATTTCGCTCTGTCAGGCGCTGATGCAAAAGATGGGCGCGGATCTATCGGTAGAAAGTGCTAAACAAAAAGGAACCACATTTAAACTCAAATTCGCCAAGGCAGCATGA
- a CDS encoding DUF5018 domain-containing protein produces the protein MKSAEFKNLFWYALLTILSVFVSKNVKGQQPELVADINQTLINTNPRNLVNVDGTLYFSGFTNNRGYQMFTYDGTTSTGIFFRDGYGDQNWAANEFIKVGENIYFRSGDEGGLELRKYDGETVTDIDIYPGFDSSGPQWLTEYNGNLYFSAVDENDGRELWKYDGENLTSFDINDGAGSSDPEGLMVYNNELVFVANDATNGREIWTYDGENLASFNINGSGDGIVNSFEDELTEYNGVLYFVGNDGSGRELWAYDGTEVYNVNDDLVLEDELYEPRYLTLFDGKLFFEGYIGESVTDELCYFDGASVGLADASVPASTISTIAATTTHLFFRGQNGNGKELFVFDGTDIVEFDLNEGEGESFPWYLTPVNDRLYFTATTPDHGEELWMHDGTNATVIDIYEGASGSTPRYLTANGGDIYLKAQGQIDGSSVSTLWKHDGTDLNYVDFSGQTSDAYPYYLTEFQDKLYFSAENEEFGGELYAYDGVSLEMVDDIYEGGDGSYPEALTVFGDELLFFAENEIGNYFYVYDGTSFMTYEVDGNNVPMIEYNGAVYFSGSDGSNGIELWKYDGSSIAMVQDINESGNSSPEEFFIHDGMLFFKAWDGINGVELWMYNGTTATMVDNLATDVNGGHGSPSDFTSYDGDLYFTSYSDDYGRELFVYNGESVSPIDIYTGTESSHATNLTVFDGKLVFRANNGSNGTEMYTYTVGDSDPVLIDINSGAENSNARYFTEHRGDLYFGATDGINGYELWKYDGTNVSIVENKIEGEDGLGISSIHSFGGMMYLTCYVNSNYELYRSNGTEVEFVDDIYLYDDEEYGPPLVFGDHFYFNGASIAYGGEELWRIRKTSEETDLLTFSIADQSGESTINTTNHTVTVEMPFGTNLSSLSPILTVSDYAEVTPSSGVSQDFSDGAVSYTITAEYGNMQDWQVTVVAGEASTETDILSFEMEEQKSEANIDADSHTVSIELLLDTDVSNLNPSITLSEGATISPTGAQDFSSPVTYTVTAQDGSTAQTWEVSVTAEQSQVTAVNTLKYKVSVHPNPASEWLFIEGNFSQEANIRLVDLGGKEWRKRPISNNQILNLIGLHPGMYFLTIQDKNITTTAKVLIQ, from the coding sequence ATGAAATCAGCTGAATTTAAAAATTTATTTTGGTACGCTTTACTCACAATTTTAAGTGTTTTTGTATCCAAAAATGTGAAAGGTCAGCAGCCTGAGTTAGTTGCAGACATTAATCAAACCCTGATTAATACAAACCCGCGAAACTTGGTTAATGTAGATGGTACCTTATACTTCTCAGGTTTTACAAATAATCGCGGTTATCAAATGTTCACTTACGATGGAACAACTTCCACAGGAATTTTCTTCCGAGATGGATATGGTGATCAGAACTGGGCTGCGAATGAATTTATTAAAGTTGGAGAAAACATCTATTTCAGATCAGGAGACGAAGGGGGTCTTGAATTAAGAAAATATGATGGAGAAACCGTTACTGATATCGATATTTACCCAGGATTCGATAGTTCGGGACCTCAGTGGCTCACCGAATACAATGGGAATCTTTATTTCTCGGCTGTAGACGAAAATGATGGTCGAGAACTCTGGAAATACGATGGTGAAAACCTGACATCGTTTGATATTAATGATGGAGCAGGTTCTAGTGACCCAGAAGGGTTAATGGTATATAATAATGAGCTCGTATTTGTAGCTAATGATGCAACCAATGGACGGGAAATTTGGACATACGATGGGGAAAACTTGGCTTCATTTAACATTAATGGTTCGGGAGATGGAATTGTCAATAGTTTCGAAGATGAATTGACCGAATATAACGGAGTTTTATATTTCGTTGGTAATGATGGATCGGGGCGTGAGCTTTGGGCATATGACGGAACAGAGGTTTACAATGTAAACGATGATTTGGTACTTGAAGATGAGCTTTATGAACCAAGATACCTTACCCTTTTCGACGGAAAACTCTTTTTTGAAGGATATATAGGTGAATCTGTTACAGATGAGTTATGCTATTTTGATGGTGCTTCTGTTGGTTTGGCGGATGCTAGTGTACCGGCGAGCACTATCAGTACTATTGCAGCCACTACTACGCACTTATTTTTTAGGGGTCAAAATGGAAATGGTAAGGAATTGTTTGTTTTTGATGGTACTGACATTGTTGAGTTTGATTTAAATGAAGGAGAAGGAGAGTCATTTCCTTGGTATCTAACACCAGTCAATGATCGACTCTATTTCACGGCTACCACTCCAGATCATGGTGAGGAGCTTTGGATGCATGATGGCACGAATGCCACTGTAATAGACATTTATGAGGGAGCTTCAGGTTCTACTCCTCGTTATTTAACAGCAAATGGAGGTGATATTTATCTTAAAGCTCAAGGTCAAATAGATGGATCCTCTGTGAGCACACTTTGGAAACACGACGGTACTGATTTGAATTATGTCGACTTTTCGGGACAGACTTCAGATGCCTATCCTTACTACCTCACCGAATTCCAGGATAAACTTTACTTTTCTGCGGAAAACGAAGAATTTGGTGGAGAGCTTTATGCATATGATGGTGTTTCATTAGAAATGGTTGATGACATCTATGAAGGAGGTGATGGAAGCTATCCGGAAGCGCTCACTGTTTTTGGAGATGAATTGCTTTTTTTCGCTGAAAATGAAATAGGTAATTACTTCTATGTCTATGATGGTACTTCATTTATGACTTATGAAGTGGATGGAAACAATGTACCGATGATAGAGTATAATGGAGCTGTATACTTCAGCGGTTCTGATGGATCTAATGGAATTGAATTATGGAAATATGATGGTTCATCAATTGCCATGGTTCAAGATATCAATGAATCAGGAAATTCGTCTCCAGAAGAGTTTTTCATTCATGATGGAATGCTATTCTTTAAAGCCTGGGATGGCATTAATGGAGTCGAACTATGGATGTACAATGGAACAACTGCGACTATGGTAGATAATTTGGCCACAGATGTCAACGGAGGTCATGGTTCTCCAAGTGATTTTACCAGCTATGACGGTGATTTGTATTTCACTTCCTACAGTGATGATTATGGTCGAGAATTGTTTGTATACAATGGTGAATCTGTTTCACCAATAGATATATACACTGGCACAGAAAGCTCTCATGCTACAAATCTTACAGTTTTTGATGGAAAATTGGTTTTTAGAGCAAATAATGGTTCCAATGGAACTGAAATGTACACCTATACCGTGGGTGATTCAGATCCAGTTTTAATTGATATTAACTCGGGAGCTGAAAATTCAAATGCCAGATACTTTACTGAACATAGAGGGGATTTATATTTTGGAGCAACTGATGGAATAAATGGTTATGAACTTTGGAAATATGATGGAACTAACGTCTCAATTGTCGAAAATAAGATTGAAGGGGAGGACGGATTAGGAATTTCTTCGATTCACTCTTTTGGTGGCATGATGTACCTTACTTGCTATGTCAATTCTAATTACGAACTCTATCGTTCAAATGGAACTGAGGTTGAGTTTGTCGATGATATTTATCTTTATGACGATGAGGAATATGGTCCACCTTTAGTTTTTGGAGATCACTTTTATTTTAATGGAGCTTCTATTGCCTATGGAGGCGAAGAACTTTGGCGCATCCGTAAGACTAGCGAAGAAACTGATTTGCTGACGTTTAGTATCGCTGATCAGTCAGGTGAATCTACCATCAATACCACGAATCATACCGTGACTGTCGAGATGCCATTTGGTACTAACCTGTCAAGTTTAAGCCCAATACTCACAGTATCGGACTATGCAGAAGTTACTCCGTCCAGTGGTGTTAGTCAGGACTTCAGCGATGGAGCAGTTAGCTATACCATCACTGCCGAGTATGGCAACATGCAAGATTGGCAAGTGACTGTGGTAGCAGGAGAAGCGAGCACCGAGACAGATATTTTATCCTTCGAAATGGAAGAGCAAAAGTCTGAAGCAAATATTGATGCCGATAGTCATACGGTCAGCATTGAGTTACTACTCGATACGGATGTAAGTAATTTGAACCCTTCAATTACTCTTTCAGAGGGAGCGACAATTTCGCCTACAGGGGCACAAGACTTTTCTAGCCCTGTCACCTACACGGTGACGGCTCAGGACGGCTCTACCGCTCAGACATGGGAGGTCTCAGTAACTGCTGAACAGAGTCAGGTAACAGCTGTAAATACTTTGAAGTATAAAGTATCTGTACATCCGAATCCTGCCAGTGAATGGTTGTTTATTGAAGGGAATTTCTCACAAGAAGCCAATATAAGATTAGTAGACCTGGGAGGAAAGGAATGGAGAAAGAGACCCATATCAAATAATCAAATCCTAAACCTGATAGGATTACATCCTGGTATGTATTTTCTAACTATTCAGGATAAAAATATTACCACAACAGCAAAGGTCCTAATCCAATAG